In the genome of Enterococcus sp. DIV2402, the window TTTTTGATAATGATACTTTTTACCGCTTTCGTGAAAACTGCGACATTGTAGGTATTGATGTCCCCATTTATGCAGGGATTATGCCCATTGTTAACCGTAACCAAGCGCTACGATTAATAAAAACAACTAAAACTGCGCTACCACGTAAATTTATTGCTATTTTGGAAAAATATGAACACGATCCAGAATCATTGCGAGCGGCAGGGTTAGCTTATGCTATTGATCAAATTGTCGATTTAGTTACACAAGATACAGCTGGGATTCATTTGTATACAATGAATCAATCTCAAACAGCACTCAATATTTATCGTGCGACCAAAACGCTATTTAAGGAAGAAGTAATTGTTGTTTAGATAAAAAGAACAAGCCTAATCAACTAGACTTGTTCTTTTTATCTGATTCTATTTTTTTACAGGAAATGCTAAACTTGGAACAGCATTTAAGGACATCTTCGCAAAGTTGCCTTTCGCTAGTTCAACATGCGCAGCTGCGCCAATCATCGCAGCATTGTCACCACACAAACGTAGCGGTGGGACTACTAACGTAACATCTGGTAATTGTTTAACAGCTTCTTCTAACGCTTGTCTTAATCCCTGATTAGCTGCTACTCCCCCAGCAACAATTAACTGTTTGACTGGATATTGCTGGCACGCATGTATGGTTTTATGAACAAGTACATCAATGACACTTGCTTGAAAACTAGCCGCTAGGTCCTCTGTCGATAATGCTTCACCACGTTGCTCAGCATTATGCACTAAATTAATAAAGGCACTCTTCAAACCGCTAAAGCTAAAATCAAAATTATCCTCATGAATCATAGCTCGTGGAAAATGATAGGTATCTTTTCCAATATGAGCTAAACGATCTATCTCTTTCCCACTTGGATAGGGTAAACCTAAAACACGCCCCACTTTATCATATGCTTCTCCTGCGGCATCATCGCGTGTTTCTCCAACAATTTCATAAGACCCGTCTTCTTCCATCAACACTAATTCCGTATGTCCACCACTAACTAATAACGCCATTAATGGAAATTCTAATGGTTGAACAAAACGTGCTGCATAAATATGCCCGGCCATATGATTGACTGGAATCAATGGTAATTGATGCGCCCAAGCAAAGGCTTTTGCTGCTGCTATTCCAATTAATAATGATCCCACTAAGCCTGGACCTTGTGTCACAGCCACAGCAGATAATTCTTCAATTGAAATTTCCGCCTCAGCTAGTGCTTCTTCAATACATAACGTAATTTGTTCAACATGATGACGGCTAGCCACTTCAGGAACAACACCGCCAAAACGTTGATGACTTTTAATTTGTGATGCAACAATGTTACTTAAAATTTTAGCACCATTTTCAATGACTGCCACGCTTGTTTCATCACAACTGCTTTCAATTGCTAAAATCAATTCTCTCATTTGACCAACGTTGGCCTCACTTTCTTTATCATAATCAATGCATCTTCTGTAGGTGCTTGGTAATAATTTTTTCTTCGAGCAATAATCTCAAACCCATGACTCAGATATAAATTTTGAGCTGAAAAATTAGAAACTCGGACTTCTAATAAAATCTGAGCAATTTGCTCTTCATTCGCCACTCGGAATAACTCTTTTAATAACGCCGCACCGTATCCTTGTTTTTTCTCTTGTGTATGCACAACTAAATTAAAAATCTCCATCTCATCTAAAAATTGATGATAGCCTAAAAAACCAGCAATATACCCTTTTTCTAAAATCAGATAGTCACTTTGCTCATTATGGATATCTTCTATAAATTGCGCCATCGTCCATGGTGAACCATGCGTATAACTTGTTTCTGCTAATTGATGTAATTCAGACGCTAATGTTGTTGTTTCGAAAAAATGTTTACTTGTTATCTTCATTTTAATTCTTTCACCATATCTAAGGCATCTTCCTTGCCTTCACTATAATATTCCGTCAAAACTTGACGTGTTGTATATCCTAATTTTGTATATAGTCGTTGGGCATCTACATTGCTGATACGCACTTCTAACGACATTGTTTGACACGCATACTGATTAGCAAACTTTTCCGCTTCCATCAATAAATAATTACCCAAACCTTGATTTTGATAATCAGGAATCACGGCAATATTCGTAATATGTGCATCTGTTGCAACCACACGGATACCAATAAATCCAATAATTTGGTTATTGCTAACGATACATAAATAACGATGACTATGCACCGAATACAATTCGGACAAAAAAGCGCCTCGATGCCACGGTTGATAGTCTTTATATACCAACTGTTGGACACGCATCAATGCCCTAATATCTTTTGGAAAAACCTCACGAATTTGATAAACACTTGCATCAATGGTAATTGTTTTTTCTTGATAGCCACTTTGTTCACGTAAAAAAGAAAGAAAAGTCTTAAATCTTTTCAACATAACTTTCTTCTCCAATTTCGTGGGTTTCCAACCATTTTTCTTCTGCTTCCACACGTTTTAAGTAGTTTGGCAAGAAAGGATGGCTTGCTACAGTAGGTGCTTGTTTACCAAGCTCAGACAGTGTAACGCCACTTGGGTAATTCCAGGAAATAATCGAATTACAAATGGCATTGGGTAATGTCTCTGTAATGATTTCTTGAAATTTTTGAACATCCTCTCCTACAAAATAGACTTCCTGTCCTTCTAATTGAGCCAATAATGTAGCTAACGCAATGTGCTGATCTGCCAAAACGTTCACTAATTGTCCATTCTGCCATTGATAGGCTCCTGCATAAACATTTTGACGACGAGCGTCAAAAAGAGGAACAATCCATTCTTTTCGTCCATAACAGTTGCCCGCAATTGTTTTTAGGCTAGAAATACCGACTAATTCAGTTTTTAACGTATTTGCCAATGTTTTGGCGGTTGTCACACCAATGCGTAAGCCTGTATACGAACCAGGACCTTGTGCCACAACAATGCGATCAAGCTCTTGGGGCGTTAATTCAAGTTCTTTCATCAATGTCTCAATAGCAGGCATCAACGTTTTACTATGATTTTTATTGACAGTTGTTTGCAATTGTCCCAACAGACGATTGTCATCGGTAACAGCGACTGCCATGGTTTGATTAGATGTATCTATTGCAAGTATCTTCATGTTTATTCCCTACCTTATTCAAGTTCTCTCATATTCTACCACAAAAGTTAGAATTGAGACCAAAGTTTCTATTCAAAATAAAAAGAGTCTATAACAGACTCTTTTGCGTTTTTAATGTTGATTGGCGTAAGATCAATTCGGTCGCTAAGACACTTCGCTTTGAAACAGGTGGTTGCTCTTTAATCAAATCAATCAAGGTTAAGACTGCCAGTTCTCCCATCCATTCTGTATAGACACGAACAGTTGATAATGCTGGACTAACGTATTTTGCTACACTGACATCGTTAAATCCAATGACAGAAATATCCTCTGGCACTTTCAGACCGTGCTC includes:
- the tsaD gene encoding tRNA (adenosine(37)-N6)-threonylcarbamoyltransferase complex transferase subunit TsaD, whose product is MRELILAIESSCDETSVAVIENGAKILSNIVASQIKSHQRFGGVVPEVASRHHVEQITLCIEEALAEAEISIEELSAVAVTQGPGLVGSLLIGIAAAKAFAWAHQLPLIPVNHMAGHIYAARFVQPLEFPLMALLVSGGHTELVLMEEDGSYEIVGETRDDAAGEAYDKVGRVLGLPYPSGKEIDRLAHIGKDTYHFPRAMIHEDNFDFSFSGLKSAFINLVHNAEQRGEALSTEDLAASFQASVIDVLVHKTIHACQQYPVKQLIVAGGVAANQGLRQALEEAVKQLPDVTLVVPPLRLCGDNAAMIGAAAHVELAKGNFAKMSLNAVPSLAFPVKK
- the rimI gene encoding ribosomal protein S18-alanine N-acetyltransferase, translating into MLKRFKTFLSFLREQSGYQEKTITIDASVYQIREVFPKDIRALMRVQQLVYKDYQPWHRGAFLSELYSVHSHRYLCIVSNNQIIGFIGIRVVATDAHITNIAVIPDYQNQGLGNYLLMEAEKFANQYACQTMSLEVRISNVDAQRLYTKLGYTTRQVLTEYYSEGKEDALDMVKELK
- the tsaB gene encoding tRNA (adenosine(37)-N6)-threonylcarbamoyltransferase complex dimerization subunit type 1 TsaB, encoding MKILAIDTSNQTMAVAVTDDNRLLGQLQTTVNKNHSKTLMPAIETLMKELELTPQELDRIVVAQGPGSYTGLRIGVTTAKTLANTLKTELVGISSLKTIAGNCYGRKEWIVPLFDARRQNVYAGAYQWQNGQLVNVLADQHIALATLLAQLEGQEVYFVGEDVQKFQEIITETLPNAICNSIISWNYPSGVTLSELGKQAPTVASHPFLPNYLKRVEAEEKWLETHEIGEESYVEKI
- the rimI gene encoding ribosomal protein S18-alanine N-acetyltransferase, with the translated sequence MKITSKHFFETTTLASELHQLAETSYTHGSPWTMAQFIEDIHNEQSDYLILEKGYIAGFLGYHQFLDEMEIFNLVVHTQEKKQGYGAALLKELFRVANEEQIAQILLEVRVSNFSAQNLYLSHGFEIIARRKNYYQAPTEDALIMIKKVRPTLVK